The following are encoded together in the uncultured Desulfobacter sp. genome:
- the rpe gene encoding ribulose-phosphate 3-epimerase, with the protein MTLIAPSILSADFTRLGEEVKAVEKAGADWIHIDVMDGQFVPNISYGPIVVEACKRATDLVLDVHLMIETPDARIPDFAKAGADYISVHAEACPHLHRSLQLIKSLDVKAGVALNPATPLSSIEYVIDMLDFVLIMSVNPGFGGQKFIDSSLNKITALSQMLSDAGSNAVIQVDGGVNNDTIEAVTKAGAHCFVAGSAIFNTADYKTTIDELRKLSDKGKK; encoded by the coding sequence ATGACACTGATCGCCCCTTCCATTCTGTCTGCCGATTTCACCCGTTTGGGAGAAGAAGTCAAAGCGGTGGAAAAAGCCGGCGCAGACTGGATTCACATTGATGTCATGGACGGCCAGTTTGTGCCCAACATTTCTTATGGACCCATAGTTGTGGAGGCGTGCAAACGCGCCACAGACCTGGTGCTGGATGTTCACCTCATGATTGAAACCCCGGATGCCAGGATTCCGGATTTTGCCAAAGCCGGAGCCGACTATATCAGCGTCCATGCCGAAGCATGCCCTCATTTGCACAGAAGTTTGCAGCTGATAAAAAGTTTAGACGTAAAAGCCGGCGTTGCATTGAATCCGGCCACACCTTTATCTTCCATTGAATATGTCATTGACATGCTGGATTTTGTTCTGATCATGAGCGTTAATCCCGGGTTCGGCGGCCAAAAATTCATTGACTCCAGCTTGAATAAAATTACCGCACTGTCCCAAATGCTGTCAGATGCAGGCTCCAATGCTGTTATCCAGGTCGACGGCGGCGTAAACAATGATACCATTGAAGCCGTTACAAAAGCCGGTGCCCATTGTTTTGTGGCAGGTTCCGCCATTTTTAACACGGCGGACTATAAAACAACTATTGATGAGCTTCGCAAGCTTTCCGACAAAGGCAAGAAATGA
- the rsmB gene encoding 16S rRNA (cytosine(967)-C(5))-methyltransferase RsmB, with product MNMTADPRFMAFTLIEAGQKPTLPLDRAIEDAAQQFDRLSQKDKGLCHAIVFGVFRHRGRIDQLICHGSKLSFDRIDPKVKTILRIGVFQIVFLDRVPDFAAINTSIELAKPICGKKASGFINAVLRNISRSHKDIALPSANKNLAGHLTAAFSIPSWLGKRWAARYGTVKTLALGNALMTLPPVTLRINPCKTSREALIEEFDRAGINAQPTQFSPVGLQIQTSGIAIPDLPGFNEGLFQVQDEAAQLAVQLLGPKPGESILDACAGLGTKTCHMALEMENKGNITANDTGEGKAERLDNEARRLDIDMISNTHVDMARAGLNDFSSYFNRVLVDAPCTGLGVLARNPDSRWKRKSKDVMRMAALQKKILNGSANLVAPGGVLVYAVCSCEPEETTQVIERFLEKRKDYSPDPSGFEAHLPFFCKSGDKAFSKTTFPDHLDMDGFFMARMRRKK from the coding sequence TTACCCTGATTGAAGCAGGGCAAAAGCCTACGCTACCCCTTGACCGTGCCATTGAAGATGCCGCGCAACAGTTTGATCGCTTGAGTCAAAAGGATAAAGGGCTTTGTCACGCCATTGTGTTTGGGGTGTTCAGGCACAGGGGGCGCATTGATCAATTGATTTGCCATGGTTCTAAACTATCCTTTGATCGCATTGACCCTAAAGTGAAAACCATATTGCGCATTGGCGTATTTCAGATTGTTTTCCTGGACAGGGTCCCGGATTTTGCCGCCATTAATACCAGTATTGAACTTGCAAAACCAATCTGCGGCAAAAAGGCATCAGGGTTTATCAATGCAGTTTTACGCAATATATCCAGGTCGCACAAAGACATTGCCCTGCCCAGCGCCAATAAAAATTTAGCCGGGCATCTTACGGCGGCCTTTTCCATACCATCCTGGCTTGGCAAACGCTGGGCAGCCAGATATGGAACAGTAAAGACATTGGCCCTTGGCAATGCTTTAATGACATTACCCCCGGTTACCCTCAGGATAAATCCATGTAAAACCAGCCGTGAAGCACTGATTGAAGAGTTTGACCGCGCAGGAATCAACGCCCAACCCACACAGTTCAGCCCTGTAGGCCTTCAGATCCAAACATCGGGGATTGCGATCCCTGATCTCCCCGGATTTAATGAAGGCCTGTTCCAGGTTCAGGATGAAGCCGCCCAACTCGCTGTTCAGCTTTTAGGCCCTAAGCCAGGTGAAAGTATTCTGGACGCCTGTGCAGGGCTTGGCACCAAAACTTGCCATATGGCCCTTGAAATGGAGAACAAAGGGAATATCACCGCCAATGATACCGGTGAAGGCAAAGCCGAGCGCTTAGACAACGAAGCCAGGCGGCTGGATATCGATATGATTAGCAACACCCATGTGGATATGGCCCGGGCAGGATTAAATGATTTTTCTTCCTATTTTAACCGGGTGCTTGTAGATGCCCCGTGCACGGGTTTGGGTGTTCTTGCCAGAAATCCGGACAGCCGCTGGAAAAGAAAATCAAAGGACGTCATGCGCATGGCAGCCCTGCAGAAAAAAATCCTTAACGGTTCTGCCAATCTGGTGGCACCCGGCGGAGTGTTGGTCTATGCGGTTTGTTCCTGCGAACCGGAAGAGACCACCCAGGTGATTGAGCGATTTTTAGAAAAAAGAAAAGATTATTCCCCGGACCCTTCAGGATTTGAAGCGCACCTGCCCTTTTTCTGCAAATCCGGGGATAAGGCATTTAGCAAAACAACTTTCCCTGATCATCTTGACATGGACGGATTTTTCATGGCCAGGATGCGAAGAAAAAAATAG